The Engystomops pustulosus chromosome 4, aEngPut4.maternal, whole genome shotgun sequence genome contains a region encoding:
- the LOC140128714 gene encoding olfactory receptor 11A1-like — protein MDKYNMHKPDEAGMVFIKNVTSIFLLGFTHLQNFTFSFFSLLVLIFCGTISGNLLIMVLYLVSKTLQSPMYFFITQLSLCDLLVSTDIVPVLLHTVLYGGSTITLISCIIQFVIFVTSELSECLLLSVMSYDRYVAILIVTSYVYIVITILKIPSHTGRHKAFSTCSSHLIVVSVFYGTIIIVYMFPTKGESLTLSKVLALGYTVLTPLLNPIIYTLKNKDFREAFQKLKALLS, from the exons ATGGATAAATATAATATGCACAAACCAGATGAAGCTGGG ATGGTCTTCATAAAAAATGTGACCTCCATCTTTCTTCTGGGATTTACTCATCTTCAAAACTTCACATTTTccttcttctccctcctggttCTTATCTTCTGTGGGACAATATCAGGAAACCTTCTTATCATGGTCTTGTATCTAGTGAGTAAAACCCTTcagtcccccatgtacttcttcattacaCAGCTGTCATTGTGTGACCTTCTAGTCTCCACAGACATTGTCCCTGTCCTTCTTCACACCGTCCTGTATGGAGGAAGTACTATCACTCTCATCAGCTGCATCATCCAGTTTGTGATTTTTGTTACCTCTGAGCTCTCAGAATGTCTTCTCCTGTCGGTGATGTCTTATGACCGGTATGTGGCCATAT TAATAGTGACGTCCTACGTGTACATTGTCATCACCATCCTGAAGATCCCATCCCATACCGGAAGacataaagccttctccacctgtagctcccacctcattgttGTCTCAGTATTTTATGGCACAATAATCATTGTCTATATGTTTCCAACAAAAGGAGAATCCTTGACCCTGAGTAAGGTCTTGGCTCTGGGCTACACTGTGCTGACCCCACTGCTTAACCCCATCATTTACACCCTTAAAAACAAAGACTTTCGTGAagcttttcaaaaacttaaagcaCTTTTATCATAG